The proteins below are encoded in one region of Thermodesulfobacteriota bacterium:
- a CDS encoding SAM-dependent methyltransferase, with protein sequence MATRLKEVVPLGRSFDEYRLMFNLSKDDLDKRIIGVGDGPASFNAEMHQIGKPVVSVDPIYFFTAKDIARKFDKVFDNIIEQVRNTPGDWTWTYHMSPDDLRQHRKEALERFTRDFESGKKDGRYLVGELPALEFQDSVFDIALCSHFLFLYSEQYDYNFHKAAVYEMLRVADDVRIFPLLDLMLNRSPYIEPLTKELERDGYTVKIKRVRYEIQRGGNEMMWVYNTRKNKMLPI encoded by the coding sequence ATGGCTACAAGGTTAAAAGAAGTTGTGCCGTTAGGGAGATCGTTTGATGAGTACAGGCTGATGTTCAATTTATCGAAGGACGATCTGGATAAGCGCATTATAGGAGTGGGTGACGGGCCCGCCAGTTTTAATGCCGAGATGCATCAGATTGGCAAACCTGTAGTCTCAGTAGACCCTATCTATTTTTTCACAGCAAAAGACATAGCTCGCAAGTTCGACAAGGTATTCGATAATATTATCGAGCAAGTAAGAAACACTCCTGGCGACTGGACGTGGACTTATCACATGTCGCCTGATGACCTTAGACAGCATAGAAAAGAGGCACTTGAAAGATTCACAAGAGATTTTGAGTCCGGGAAAAAAGACGGAAGATATCTAGTAGGGGAGCTTCCCGCTCTGGAGTTTCAAGACAGCGTCTTTGACATTGCACTCTGCTCTCATTTTCTCTTTCTATACTCAGAGCAGTATGACTACAACTTCCACAAAGCCGCAGTGTACGAGATGCTAAGAGTTGCAGATGATGTGCGTATATTCCCGCTTTTGGATTTAATGCTTAACCGCTCGCCGTATATAGAGCCTCTTACAAAAGAGCTTGAAAGAGACGGCTACACTGTGAAAATTAAACGGGTTAGATACGAGATACAGCGCGGCGGAAATGAGATGATGTGGGTTTATAACACACGCAAGAATAAAATGCTGCCCATCTAA
- a CDS encoding acyl-CoA dehydrogenase family protein has product MRNLPPRMSETLYNNDYVPDETLKFRKKFRSFAEKELFPIAYELGQRRESNENFPMELFRSMAKKGFFKVPHKKGDGGLGLKYPACAAATLAEELAYISASFSGAVNAHFLLAGVSVAQGSSYIKRNYLKPLMECEAIGAFAMTEPQSGSDVRSESLITKATKTRGGYIVSGQKRYITNAGIADFTATLLDLNGKSCMLVIDMKSKGVSTSEPDKKLGNRGELTYDIYFDKVRVPKENLIGEEGDGLKVCLRALMYGRTGIGASGVGMAQSAFDESAAYMKERRAFGKPISQFQHWQFLMAERAVEIENARNLYVKSGLQIDGGNKFPILESSGAKSYGSKLAVDMARDAVQIFGGYGLMVELGHDGSTYKVEEIYRDSKVGEIYEGSNEIHKMVIAREIFGR; this is encoded by the coding sequence ATGAGAAACCTGCCCCCAAGAATGAGCGAGACGCTCTACAATAATGACTATGTTCCGGATGAAACCTTAAAGTTCAGAAAAAAATTCAGGTCCTTTGCTGAGAAAGAGCTTTTTCCGATCGCATATGAATTAGGACAGCGAAGAGAGAGCAATGAGAATTTTCCAATGGAGCTTTTTAGATCTATGGCAAAAAAAGGGTTCTTTAAGGTGCCTCATAAAAAGGGCGACGGCGGTCTTGGCCTTAAGTACCCTGCATGCGCAGCAGCAACTTTGGCAGAAGAGCTTGCCTATATAAGCGCCAGCTTCTCAGGAGCCGTAAACGCACACTTTCTTCTTGCCGGAGTAAGCGTCGCACAGGGTTCCAGCTATATAAAGCGCAATTACTTAAAGCCGCTTATGGAATGTGAGGCAATCGGTGCATTCGCAATGACAGAGCCGCAGTCTGGATCAGACGTCAGATCAGAGTCTCTTATCACCAAAGCTACTAAAACCAGGGGCGGCTATATTGTATCCGGCCAAAAGCGCTACATAACAAACGCCGGCATTGCTGACTTTACGGCCACGTTACTAGACTTAAATGGGAAGAGCTGCATGCTGGTAATTGATATGAAATCAAAGGGAGTCTCTACAAGCGAGCCTGACAAAAAACTAGGAAACCGTGGGGAGCTTACTTACGACATATATTTTGATAAAGTCAGAGTGCCTAAGGAAAACTTAATTGGCGAAGAAGGTGATGGGCTAAAAGTATGCTTAAGAGCTCTTATGTATGGTAGAACTGGAATCGGCGCATCAGGTGTGGGAATGGCCCAGTCTGCTTTTGACGAAAGCGCCGCCTATATGAAAGAAAGACGAGCGTTCGGCAAACCCATCAGCCAGTTTCAGCACTGGCAGTTTCTAATGGCAGAGCGAGCTGTCGAGATCGAAAATGCCAGGAACTTATATGTAAAGAGCGGGCTTCAAATTGACGGTGGCAATAAATTCCCGATACTTGAATCCTCCGGCGCAAAGTCGTACGGCTCAAAACTTGCAGTTGATATGGCAAGAGATGCTGTTCAGATTTTCGGAGGCTATGGGCTCATGGTGGAGCTTGGGCACGACGGCTCTACATATAAAGTTGAGGAGATATACCGAGACTCCAAAGTCGGCGAGATTTACGAGGGCTCAAATGAGATACATAAGATGGTCATAGCCCGCGAGATATTCGGACGATAA